The nucleotide sequence GAAATAATGAAACTAGGTTTTGGACCACCAATAGTAGGTTGGTTGATGTTGTTCTTAAGCACACTATCTAACTCTTTAACGAACTTCTCCATGGCTTGAGCTGGTAAACAAAGTGGTATAACCAAACCTTCCTCTCCTTTAGCATTTTTGAAAGGTATATAAAAGCTAGCAACACCAGGTATAGCACCAACTCCTCCTTTAGCTGGTCCACCATATACAGCTTTTCCCCAACCAAATTCAACATCTCCGAATCCGGCACGTGTCACATCAGACACAAGATAACTTCTAACCACAGTAAAATGTGGTCGACCCTTGATAACCATTAAATCTGCAACTGAATGCATGTATTCTTGAGTTACATCAGATTTAGCTTTTTTAACTAACTCTAGTGCATACCCTAATGGATTTTCCATTAGTTTCCCCGCGGTTGTAACCGCGACAGGAAATGCAAAAGCATTACCGTAGTAACCGTTTGGCAACGGTGGATTAAACTTGCCACGAGCATTGACAATGCAGATTATGCGAACTTCTTCGTCAGTGTCTGGTTGTAACGCGATTGTACGACAACGCCAAAGGCATGCAGTGAGGATTTCAAAATTGGATTGTTTTTGTTGGTGAGGCGGGAGAAGAGCGCGAATTTTTGCTACCTCGGTTGGACCGAAGAAAAAAGAGCGATGAGCCATGTCATCTAAGGGAATAATTGTTCCTTTGGTGTCGGGAACTTGTTCGTATTCACGATGAGTGCATGTTACTCTCGGTGGATCCCTTGAATTTAGAAGCTCCCTATGCCATACCGGTAAGATTGAAGGTTCATTCATCCCGCAAGAAATTTCACCTAAGGCACTCATGAATTGGACCAAACCCGCTGCATCGCTCATTGTATGGTTTAGACGAAGAGCAAAAATGAAACCACCGCACTTGAGGCGTGTTACCTACATATAGTTACGATTCAAGTATGTGAATGAATGAACaattttatttacataaattaatttaaatttgtcaaaaaaataataatttaaattggACCACAATCAAACACTTGTTTTGATTGTTATATATGAGATAAGACATTGACTTCTTAACAACCATAATTACTTAAGCATTTTGTGTGTTTTAGACACACCTAACCGTACTGACGTCACTATACAACAGTTGGATTGAAAGGAACGTAAATTAATcagtaataattttttcttttctttttctgactGCCAATTTTGTAGTAGCTTGATCCGTGATGTATAAATTTTGTCTAATTGTGATTCAATTCTAATTAAACGATGAATAAAAGTTagataaaagttattttttttctataactAAAAGAAAGATATAACAAATgaacatttcatttttaaaattgagaCACACACTAGAGTTAAAAAGGAAcaagtattattaattgattgATTGTAACAACACATTTTGGTCCACCCACTCTTTCTAGGAAACAAGAATAAAGTTATTGCAAACATACTTATAAGATAAGATACGTATTTGGTGGTATCCTCAGctgaattaattttttgtttttgagagatgaattattttttttttttttttgtttaagataAAAAGTAGATTTTAAGCTACACAAATGATTCAAGTGAGGTCAATGTTGTCTTTGAGGAATTCTACGCAGCATCAATAATTATTTGTGCTTGGCTGTAAAATTTTGTTTGTGAACTACATGTTGTAAATTTTCACTGATGCCATCTCTTCATCCTCCACTTGTGTCATTTACAAATCTATGTGTCATTTA is from Medicago truncatula cultivar Jemalong A17 chromosome 1, MtrunA17r5.0-ANR, whole genome shotgun sequence and encodes:
- the LOC25482870 gene encoding benzyl alcohol O-benzoyltransferase — protein: MITTIKFSTLSSIIPFLIMAQSLLFTVKRSAPEFVRPSKPTPHEIKLLSDIDDQEGLRFQIPVIQFYKYDPNMAGKDPVDIIRKALAKTLVFYYPFAGRLREGPGRKLMVDCTGEGVLFIEADADVSLKEFGDALQPPFPCLDELLFDVPGSSEVLNCPLLVIQVTRLKCGGFIFALRLNHTMSDAAGLVQFMSALGEISCGMNEPSILPVWHRELLNSRDPPRVTCTHREYEQVPDTKGTIIPLDDMAHRSFFFGPTEVAKIRALLPPHQQKQSNFEILTACLWRCRTIALQPDTDEEVRIICIVNARGKFNPPLPNGYYGNAFAFPVAVTTAGKLMENPLGYALELVKKAKSDVTQEYMHSVADLMVIKGRPHFTVVRSYLVSDVTRAGFGDVEFGWGKAVYGGPAKGGVGAIPGVASFYIPFKNAKGEEGLVIPLCLPAQAMEKFVKELDSVLKNNINQPTIGGPKPSFIISSL